A single Schistocerca americana isolate TAMUIC-IGC-003095 unplaced genomic scaffold, iqSchAmer2.1 HiC_scaffold_472, whole genome shotgun sequence DNA region contains:
- the LOC124584405 gene encoding uncharacterized protein LOC124584405 encodes MLSSQAVLSSQAVLSSQDVLSSQPVLSTQAVLSPQPVLSSQAVLSSQAVLSVPSSQAVLSSQAVLSSQAVLSSQAVLSSLAVLSSQAVLSSQAALSSQAVLSSQAVLSSQALLSSQAVLSSPAVLSSQALLSSHVVLSSQVVLSSQVGLSSQVELPSQVGLPTQVELSSHVVLSSQVVLSSQVELSSQVELSSQVELSSQVELSSQVELSSRVELTSQVELSSLVELSSQVELSSQVELSYHVELSSLVELSSLVELSSQVELSSQVELSSQVELSSQVELPSYVELSSKVELSSHVELSSQVELSSQAVLSSQVVLSSQPVLSSKAVLSSQFVLSSQAVLSSQAVLSSRSVLSLRLLLSSQALLSSRALLSSRPLLSSQVVQSSQVVLPSQVQLSSQVELPSQVELPSQVELPSQVELPSYVELSSKVELSSQVELSSQVMLSSQAVLSSQAVLSSQAVLSSQAVLCSQAVLSLQAVLSSEAVLSTQALLSSQAVLSSQALLSSQALLSSQAFLSS; translated from the exons atgctgtcctcgcaagctgtgctgtcctcgcaagctgtgctgtcctcgcaggacgtgctgtcctcgcaacctgtgctgtccacgcaagctgtgctgtccccgcaacctgtgttgtcctcgcaagctgtgctgtcctcgcaagctgtgctgt ctgtgccgtcctcgcaagctgtgctgtcctcgcaagctgtgctgtcctcgcaagctgtgctgtcctcgcaagctgtgctgtcctcgttagctgtgctgtcctcgcaagctgtgctgtcctcgcaagctgcgctgtcctcgcaagctgtactgtcctcgcaagctgtgctgtcatcgcaagccttgctgtcctcgcaagccgtgctttcctcgccagccgtgctgtcttcgcaagctttgctgtcttcgcatgttgtgctttcctctcaagtagtgctgtcctctcaagttgggctgtcctctcaagttgagctgccctctcaagttgggctgcccactcaagttgagctgtcctctcacgttgtgctgtcctctcaggttgtgctgtcctctcaagttgagctgtcctctcaagttgagctgtcctctcaagttgagctgtcctctcaagttgagctgtcctctcaagttgagctgtcctctagagttgagctgacctctcaagttgagctgtcctctctagttgagctgtcctctcaagttgagctgtcctctcaagttgagctgtcctatcatgttgagctgtcctctctagttgagctgtcatctctagttgagctgtcctctcaagttgagctgtcctctcaagttgagctgtcctctcaagttgagctgtcctctcaagttgagctgccctcttatgttgagctgtcctccaaagttgagctgtcctctcatgttgagctgtcctctcaagttgagctgtcctcgcaagccgtgctgtcctcgcaagttgtgctgtcatcgcaacctgtgctgtcctcgaaagctgtgctgtcctcccaatttgtgctgtcctcgcaagctgtgctctcctcgcaagctgtgctgtcctcgcgatccgtgctgtccttgcgacttttgctgtcctcgcaagctttgctgtcctcgcgagctttgctgtcctcgcgacctttgctgtcctcgcaagttgtgcagtcctcgcaagttgtgctgccctctcaagttcagctgtcctcacaagttgagctgccctctcaagttgagctgccctctcaagttgagctgccctctcaagttgagctgccctcttatgttgagctgtcctccaaagttgagctgtcctctcaagttgagctgtcctctcaagtaatgctgtcctcgcaagctgtgctgtcctcgcaagctgtgctgtcctcgcaagctgtgctgtcctcgcaagctgtgctgtgctcgcaagccgtgctgtccttgcaagccgtgctgtcctcggaagccgtgctgtccacgcaagccttgctgtcctcgcaagccgtgctgtcctcacaagctttgctgtcctcacaagctttgctgtcctcacaagctttcctgtcctcgtaa
- the LOC124584406 gene encoding prestalk protein-like, with translation MACEDSTACEDSTACEDSTACEDSTAREDSTVCEDSTACDDSTACEDSTACEDSAACEDSTACEDSTACEDSTACEDGTACEDGTAYKDGTACEDSTACEDSTAREDNTGCGDSTACVDSTGCEDSTACEDSTACEDSTACEDSTACEDSIACEDRTACEDSTACEDGSACEDGTACEDGTACKDITACENSST, from the coding sequence atggcttgcgaggacagcacggcttgcgaggacagcacggcttgcgaggacagcacggcttgcgaggacagcacggctcgcgaggacagcacggtatgcgaggacagcacggcttgcgatgacagcacagcttgcgaggacagtacagcttgcgaggacagcgcagcttgcgaggacagcacagcttgcgaggacagcacagcttgcgaggacagcacagcttgcgaggacggcacagcttgcgaggatggcacagcttacaaagacggcacagcttgcgaggacagcacagcttgcgaggacagcacagctcgcgaggacaacacaggttgcggggacagcacagcttgcgtggacagcacaggttgcgaggacagcacagcttgcgaggacagcacggcttgcgaggacagcacagcttgcgaagacagcacagcttgcgaggacagcatagcttgcgaggacaggacagcttgcgaggacagcacagcttgtgaggatggctcagcttgcgaggacggcacagcttgcgaggacggcacagcttgcaaggacatcacagcttgcgagaacagctcaacttga